One region of Mycolicibacterium rhodesiae NBB3 genomic DNA includes:
- a CDS encoding cytochrome c oxidase assembly protein: MTTVATSVRSSAVWPVLVGVAVLAGAVAAGLAGLSLADALTATGLPDPGPVTTYGLPFVRAAGEIAAVVAIGSFLLAAFLVPPQSNGVLDAGGYRALRLGTVASGVWTVCAALLVPLTVSDVTGQPLTSRLDPSAIWSVASLVEIAGAWRWTAFLAAAVTIASIPVLRWSPTPLLFAASLVTLLPLALTGHSSSGGSHDLATNSLLIHLVAGALWAGGLLALLVHAMRGGEHSYLAARRFSVVALWCFVAMAFSGVVNALVRVRPAELLGTTYGWLIVAKATALCVLGAIGWLQRRRGIAALKADPTARAALIRLALVEAVVFGLTFGVAVALGRTPPPAPPIFNPSIPAIEIGYDLAGPPTVARILFDWRFDLIFGTAALVFALVYLLAVIRLRRRGDAWPLGRTGAWLLGCLVLLFATSSGVGRYMPAMFSMHMGAHMLLSMLAPILLVLGAPVTLALRALPAAGRGDPPGPREWLLAALHSRVSRVLTNPFVATILFVAGFYGLYFGGIFDAAVDSHPAHLAMNLHFLLTGYLFYWVVIGVDPTPRPIPPLGKVGMVFASLPFHAFFGIVLMSTNTVLGEPFYKSLQLYWHNDLMGDQRLGGGIAWAAGEIPLVIVMIALLIQWRRSDERTAKRLDRAADRDDEADLAAYNAMLAELARREERQQ, from the coding sequence ATGACAACGGTCGCTACCAGCGTGCGCAGCAGCGCGGTGTGGCCGGTGCTTGTCGGAGTCGCCGTCCTTGCGGGCGCAGTCGCCGCGGGGCTGGCCGGTTTGTCGCTCGCCGACGCACTGACGGCGACCGGATTGCCCGATCCCGGCCCGGTCACCACATACGGCCTGCCGTTTGTGCGGGCGGCGGGTGAGATCGCCGCCGTCGTCGCGATCGGGTCGTTTCTCCTCGCCGCATTCCTGGTACCACCGCAAAGCAACGGAGTGCTCGACGCCGGCGGCTACCGGGCGTTGCGGCTCGGCACGGTCGCCTCCGGGGTCTGGACCGTCTGCGCTGCGCTGTTGGTACCGCTGACCGTCTCGGATGTGACCGGTCAGCCACTGACGTCGCGCCTCGACCCGTCGGCAATCTGGTCGGTGGCGAGCCTGGTCGAGATCGCAGGCGCATGGCGATGGACCGCGTTCTTGGCCGCCGCCGTGACCATCGCCAGCATTCCGGTGCTGCGTTGGTCGCCCACACCGCTGCTGTTCGCCGCATCCCTGGTCACCCTGCTGCCGCTCGCGTTGACCGGTCATTCGTCGTCGGGCGGCTCACACGATCTGGCGACCAACAGCCTGCTCATCCATCTGGTGGCGGGCGCGTTGTGGGCCGGTGGCCTGCTGGCGTTGCTCGTGCATGCGATGCGCGGCGGCGAGCATTCCTACCTGGCCGCTCGACGGTTCTCCGTCGTCGCGCTGTGGTGCTTCGTGGCGATGGCGTTCAGCGGTGTCGTCAATGCGCTGGTTCGGGTGCGGCCGGCGGAGCTGCTGGGCACCACCTACGGATGGCTGATCGTGGCGAAGGCAACGGCGTTGTGCGTGCTGGGCGCTATCGGGTGGTTGCAACGCCGCCGCGGCATCGCCGCGCTGAAGGCGGATCCGACGGCGCGTGCCGCGCTGATCAGGTTGGCGCTCGTCGAAGCGGTCGTATTCGGTCTCACATTCGGCGTCGCCGTCGCGTTGGGCCGCACGCCGCCACCCGCCCCGCCGATTTTCAATCCGTCGATCCCGGCCATCGAGATCGGGTATGACCTCGCCGGACCGCCCACCGTGGCCCGCATCCTGTTCGACTGGCGGTTCGACCTGATTTTCGGCACAGCCGCATTGGTTTTCGCACTCGTGTACCTGCTCGCCGTCATCAGGCTGCGGCGCCGCGGCGACGCGTGGCCGCTCGGGCGGACCGGGGCATGGCTGCTGGGATGTCTGGTCCTGCTCTTCGCCACCTCGTCGGGCGTCGGCCGCTACATGCCCGCCATGTTCAGCATGCACATGGGCGCCCACATGCTGCTGTCGATGCTCGCGCCGATCCTGCTCGTGCTCGGCGCCCCGGTCACGCTCGCGCTTAGGGCACTTCCCGCCGCGGGCCGAGGTGACCCTCCCGGACCCAGGGAATGGCTGCTCGCCGCCCTGCATTCGCGGGTTTCGCGTGTGCTGACCAATCCGTTCGTCGCGACGATCCTGTTCGTCGCCGGGTTCTACGGGTTGTACTTCGGCGGGATTTTCGACGCCGCGGTCGACAGTCACCCGGCCCACCTCGCCATGAATCTGCACTTCCTGCTGACCGGCTACCTGTTCTACTGGGTGGTGATCGGCGTCGACCCGACGCCGCGGCCGATCCCGCCGTTGGGCAAGGTCGGTATGGTCTTCGCGTCGCTGCCATTCCACGCCTTTTTCGGCATCGTGTTGATGAGCACCAACACCGTTCTGGGGGAGCCGTTCTACAAGTCGCTGCAGCTGTACTGGCACAACGACCTCATGGGCGATCAGCGCTTGGGCGGTGGAATCGCCTGGGCGGCAGGGGAGATCCCGCTCGTCATTGTGATGATCGCGCTGCTGATCCAGTGGCGCCGCAGCGACGAGCGCACCGCGAAACGGCTCGATCGGGCCGCTGACCGCGACGACGAGGCCGACCTCGCCGCCTACAACGCGATGCTCGCCGAACTTGCCCGCCGAGAAGAGCGCCAGCAGTGA
- the ssb gene encoding single-stranded DNA-binding protein has translation MFETPFVIVGNIVTDPIHRQVGEQEMVRFRVASNSRRRTAEGTWEPGNSLFVTVTCWGRVVAGASAALVKGDPVIVVGHIYTSEYDDRDGNRRSSIEVRATSVGPDLARCKARIDRARQPADEQSTTFGDGPTIAGDDEDADQSSGALPLTA, from the coding sequence ATGTTCGAGACCCCATTTGTGATCGTCGGCAACATCGTCACCGATCCGATCCACCGCCAGGTCGGCGAGCAGGAGATGGTCCGATTCCGCGTCGCCAGCAATTCACGTCGCCGCACCGCCGAGGGAACATGGGAACCGGGTAACTCGTTGTTCGTCACGGTGACCTGCTGGGGGCGGGTGGTGGCAGGAGCCAGCGCCGCCCTCGTCAAGGGCGATCCGGTGATCGTCGTCGGGCACATCTACACCAGCGAGTACGACGACCGCGACGGTAATCGCCGCTCCTCGATAGAGGTGCGGGCCACGTCCGTCGGGCCCGATCTCGCGCGCTGCAAGGCACGCATCGATCGGGCCAGACAACCGGCTGACGAGCAGTCCACCACCTTCGGCGACGGACCGACCATCGCCGGTGATGACGAAGACGCGGACCAGTCCAGCGGGGCGCTGCCGCTGACGGCGTAG
- the ettA gene encoding energy-dependent translational throttle protein EttA yields MAEFIYSMRKVRKAHGDKVILDDVSLNFLPGAKIGVVGPNGAGKSSVLRIMAGLDTPNNGDALLQPGATVGILQQEPQLDETKTVRENVEEGVAVKAKLNRYNEVAELMATDYSDELMEEMGKLQEELDAADAWDIDSQLEQAMDALRCPPADEPVTHLSGGEKRRVALCKLLLSKPDLLLLDEPTNHLDAESVLWLEQHLADYKGAILAVTHDRYFLDNVAEWILELDRGRAYPYEGNYSTYLEKKAERVAVQGRKDAKLQKRLQEELAWVRSGAKARQAKNKARLGRYEEMAAEAEKTRKLDFEEIQIPTGPRLGSVVVEVEHLDKGFEGRALIKDLSFTLPRNGIVGVIGPNGVGKTTLFKTIVGLEQPDSGTVKVGETVKLSYVDQSRAGIDPKKTVWEVVSDKLDYIEVGQNEIPSRAYVSAFGFKGPDQQKPAGVLSGGERNRLNLALTLKEGGNLILLDEPTNDLDVETLSSLENALENFPGCAVVISHDRWFLDRTCTHILAWEGDDDNEAKWFWFEGNFAGYEENKVERLGIDAARPHRVTHRRLTRD; encoded by the coding sequence ATGGCCGAATTCATCTACTCGATGCGGAAGGTCCGCAAGGCGCACGGCGACAAGGTCATCCTTGACGACGTCAGTCTGAACTTCCTTCCAGGCGCGAAGATCGGCGTCGTCGGTCCGAACGGGGCGGGCAAGTCGAGCGTCTTGCGGATCATGGCCGGCCTCGACACCCCCAACAACGGCGACGCGCTGCTCCAACCAGGCGCGACCGTCGGCATCCTGCAACAGGAACCTCAGCTCGACGAGACCAAGACGGTCCGGGAGAACGTCGAAGAAGGCGTGGCGGTCAAGGCGAAGCTCAACCGCTACAACGAGGTCGCCGAGCTGATGGCCACCGACTACTCCGACGAGTTGATGGAGGAGATGGGCAAGCTCCAGGAGGAGCTGGACGCCGCCGACGCATGGGATATCGATTCCCAGCTCGAACAGGCGATGGACGCGCTGCGCTGCCCGCCTGCCGACGAGCCCGTCACCCACCTGTCGGGTGGTGAGAAGCGTCGCGTCGCACTCTGCAAGCTGCTGCTGTCCAAGCCGGACCTGCTGCTGCTCGACGAGCCGACCAACCACCTCGACGCCGAGAGTGTGTTGTGGCTCGAGCAGCACCTGGCCGACTACAAGGGCGCCATCCTGGCCGTCACCCACGACCGTTACTTCCTGGACAACGTCGCCGAGTGGATCCTCGAGCTCGACCGTGGCCGCGCCTACCCGTACGAGGGCAACTACTCCACATACCTGGAGAAGAAGGCCGAGCGTGTCGCCGTTCAGGGCCGTAAGGACGCCAAGCTGCAAAAGCGGCTGCAGGAGGAACTCGCCTGGGTCCGGTCGGGTGCCAAGGCACGTCAGGCCAAGAACAAGGCTCGTCTCGGGCGCTACGAGGAGATGGCGGCCGAAGCGGAGAAAACGCGCAAGCTCGACTTCGAGGAGATCCAGATCCCGACGGGACCGCGCTTGGGCAGCGTCGTCGTCGAGGTCGAGCATCTCGACAAGGGGTTCGAGGGACGCGCCCTCATCAAGGACCTGTCCTTCACACTGCCGCGCAACGGCATCGTCGGCGTCATCGGCCCCAACGGTGTCGGTAAGACCACGCTGTTCAAGACCATCGTCGGTCTCGAGCAGCCGGACAGCGGCACCGTGAAGGTCGGCGAGACCGTCAAGCTCAGCTACGTCGACCAGAGCCGCGCGGGCATCGACCCCAAGAAGACGGTCTGGGAGGTCGTCTCCGACAAGCTGGACTACATCGAGGTCGGCCAGAACGAGATCCCGTCGCGTGCCTACGTCTCCGCGTTCGGATTCAAGGGTCCTGACCAGCAGAAACCGGCCGGTGTGCTGTCCGGTGGTGAACGCAACCGGCTCAACCTGGCGCTCACCCTCAAGGAGGGCGGCAACCTGATCCTCCTCGACGAGCCCACCAACGACCTCGACGTGGAAACCCTGTCGTCGCTGGAGAACGCTCTGGAGAACTTCCCGGGCTGTGCGGTGGTGATCTCGCACGACCGTTGGTTCCTCGACCGCACCTGCACCCACATCCTCGCGTGGGAGGGCGACGACGACAACGAAGCCAAGTGGTTCTGGTTCGAGGGCAACTTCGCGGGCTACGAGGAAAACAAGGTGGAACGACTTGGTATCGATGCAGCGCGTCCGCACAGGGTGACCCACCGCCGGCTGACGCGCGACTAG
- a CDS encoding NAD-glutamate dehydrogenase produces the protein MSVNPGAVGRPADPGSGGAEAPQALSQHQISRLIHAYLDTYRGPHDAPATDSSVTLPVDMSSRQMIGPSLVTAQHRLGSFRPFGDTLVAVYDSDDPAGAGPALQIVTDYTPMVMDSVTVLLHRFGVSYTAIMSPIFRVRRAPAGELLDLQPLADVGSSRDGVDESWIHVQLAQAADNDAVREVARLLPGVLADARQVALDSSAMVAALRGLAHDLDSDLEGRFPGRDRQDVAALLRWLADGHFVLLGYQRCPVDDGRSSVDMSSRLGVLRLRQDVLPQLTDDNELLTLAQATIPSYLRYGAYPYIVVVREHASGRTAIEHRFVGLFTVAATNANVLEIPLISRRVREALALSQRDPSHPGQLLLDIIQTIPRSELFALPAQELLDMVKAVVDLGSRRRTLLFMRADSLAHFVSCLVYLPRDRYTTAVRLEMQDILVRELGGVSIEYTARVSESPWAVVHFTVRMPDDSRRAGIDTTVENEDRIQNLLTEAARTWGDRLIGAVKTGSIDQSKAEHYAAAFPAAYKQAVAPLDAIHDIGIIEELQDDSVKPVLIDTDEDGIAQLTLYLGGHSASLSDLLPMLQSMGVVVLEERPFTVTRPDGLPVWIYQFKISPHKSIPEVPAGPEREATEARFADALTAIWNERAEIDRFNELVLRAGLSWQQVAVLRSYAKYLRQAGFPYSQSHIETVVNDNAVTARSLVELFEALFCPTTPTDGAPRRRDAQAAAAAVAADIDALVSLDTDRVLRAFASMIQATLRTNYFITREDSARAQNVLSFKLNPGLIDELPLPRPRFEIFVYSPRVEGVHLRFGHVARGGLRWSDRKEDFRTEILGLVKAQAVKNAVIVPVGAKGGFVVKNPPLPTGDAAVDRDAQRNEGVACYRLFISGLLDVTDNVDKVTGAVVTPQDVVRRDGDDAYLVVAADKGTATFSDIANEVALSYGFWLGDAFASGGSVGYDHKAMGITAKGAWESVRRHFREMGVDTQTEDFTVVGVGDMSGDVFGNGMLLSKHIRLLAAFDHRHIFIDPDPDAARSWDERQRLFDLPRSSWEDYDTSLISAGGGVYSRQQKAIPISQQARAALGIEDGVEELTPPALMKAILKAPSDLLFNGGIGTYIKAESESDADVGDRANDPVRVNGNQVRAKVIGEGGNLGVTSLGRVEFDLAGGRINTDALDNSAGVDCSDHEVNIKILIDSLVTAGKVRPEDRTELLLSMTDEVGDLVLQDNKDQNELMGTSRANAASLLSVHARMIKDFVADRGLNRELEALPSEKEIIRRSEVGIGLTSPELATLMAHVKLALKDDLLASDLPDQEVFASRLPAYFPVELREKFSGDIRTHQLRREIVTTMLVNDLVDSSGISYAYRVAEDVGVGPVDAVRSYAATDAIFRISEVLCQIRAASEDGVSVVISDRMTLDLRRLIDRAGRWLLNYRPQPLAVGAEINRFAAKVAALTPRMSEWLRGDDKAIVTKEANDFSAHGVSDDLAHMVATGLYQFSLLDVIDIGDIVDREPAEVADTYFALMDHFNTDGLLTAVSRLERDDRWHSLARLAIRDDIYGSLRALCFDVLAVGEPEETGEEKIAEWELTNSSRVTRARRTLAEIYEGGDLDLATLSVAARQIRSMTRTSGTGS, from the coding sequence ATGTCGGTGAATCCGGGAGCCGTCGGGAGACCTGCTGATCCCGGTTCCGGTGGCGCCGAAGCACCGCAGGCGCTCAGCCAGCACCAGATCTCTCGACTGATTCACGCATACCTGGACACGTACCGCGGACCGCACGACGCGCCCGCCACAGACTCGTCGGTGACGCTGCCCGTAGACATGTCGTCGCGCCAGATGATCGGGCCTTCTCTGGTCACCGCGCAACACCGACTTGGCTCGTTCCGGCCGTTCGGCGACACCCTTGTCGCGGTGTACGACAGCGACGATCCGGCGGGAGCCGGCCCGGCACTGCAAATCGTCACCGACTACACCCCGATGGTGATGGACTCGGTGACAGTGCTGCTGCACCGGTTCGGCGTGTCCTACACGGCGATCATGAGCCCGATCTTCCGGGTGCGCCGCGCTCCGGCCGGTGAACTGCTGGACCTGCAGCCCCTTGCCGATGTCGGGTCGTCCCGCGATGGGGTCGACGAGTCGTGGATCCATGTGCAGCTCGCGCAGGCGGCGGACAACGATGCAGTGAGGGAGGTCGCGCGGCTGCTGCCCGGTGTCCTGGCAGACGCCCGACAGGTCGCCCTTGATTCCAGCGCGATGGTCGCGGCGCTGCGCGGGTTGGCGCACGACCTCGACTCCGACCTCGAGGGTCGGTTCCCCGGGCGTGACCGCCAAGACGTTGCGGCGCTACTGCGTTGGCTCGCCGACGGACATTTCGTGCTGCTGGGCTATCAAAGGTGCCCGGTCGACGACGGACGCTCATCGGTGGACATGTCGAGCCGGCTCGGTGTGCTCCGGTTGCGGCAGGACGTGCTGCCGCAGCTGACGGACGACAACGAGCTGCTGACGCTTGCCCAGGCCACCATCCCCAGCTACCTGCGTTATGGCGCATACCCCTATATCGTCGTGGTGCGCGAGCATGCGTCGGGCCGCACCGCCATCGAGCACCGATTCGTCGGACTGTTCACCGTCGCGGCCACCAACGCCAATGTGCTTGAGATACCGCTGATTTCACGGCGCGTGCGTGAAGCCCTTGCGCTATCGCAGCGCGACCCCAGCCATCCAGGCCAGCTGCTGCTCGACATCATCCAGACGATTCCCCGTTCGGAACTGTTCGCGCTGCCTGCCCAGGAACTGCTGGACATGGTCAAGGCCGTCGTCGACCTCGGCTCGCGGCGCCGCACGCTGCTGTTCATGCGGGCCGATTCGCTCGCCCACTTCGTGTCGTGTCTCGTCTACCTGCCGCGTGACCGCTACACCACCGCGGTCCGGTTGGAGATGCAGGACATCCTGGTCCGCGAGCTCGGCGGCGTCAGCATCGAATACACCGCACGCGTCAGCGAATCACCTTGGGCAGTGGTGCATTTCACGGTGCGCATGCCTGACGACTCGCGTCGGGCGGGTATCGACACAACTGTCGAGAACGAGGACCGGATCCAAAACTTGCTCACCGAAGCGGCGAGGACGTGGGGAGACCGGCTGATCGGCGCAGTCAAGACCGGTTCCATCGACCAGTCGAAGGCCGAGCACTACGCGGCGGCGTTTCCCGCGGCGTACAAGCAGGCCGTCGCACCGCTGGATGCGATCCACGACATCGGCATCATCGAAGAGCTACAAGATGATTCGGTCAAACCCGTGCTCATCGACACCGATGAGGACGGCATCGCCCAACTGACGCTATATCTGGGCGGCCACTCTGCGTCGCTCAGCGATCTGCTGCCGATGTTGCAGTCGATGGGCGTTGTCGTGCTCGAGGAGCGCCCGTTCACGGTGACTCGCCCCGACGGGTTGCCGGTGTGGATCTACCAGTTCAAGATCTCGCCGCACAAGTCGATTCCAGAGGTTCCCGCCGGACCGGAGCGTGAGGCCACCGAGGCGCGCTTCGCCGATGCTCTGACCGCGATCTGGAACGAACGCGCCGAGATCGACCGCTTCAACGAACTCGTTTTGCGTGCCGGTCTCAGCTGGCAGCAGGTGGCCGTGCTGCGCAGTTACGCGAAGTATCTGAGGCAGGCCGGTTTCCCTTACAGCCAGTCGCACATCGAGACCGTGGTCAACGACAACGCCGTGACGGCGCGGTCACTGGTCGAACTGTTCGAGGCGCTGTTCTGCCCGACGACCCCCACGGACGGGGCGCCGCGACGACGCGACGCCCAAGCCGCCGCCGCAGCCGTCGCCGCCGATATCGACGCGCTGGTCAGCCTGGACACCGACCGCGTTTTGCGCGCATTCGCGTCGATGATTCAGGCCACGCTGCGCACCAACTACTTCATCACCCGCGAGGATTCCGCCCGCGCGCAGAATGTCCTGTCTTTCAAACTCAATCCCGGTCTGATCGACGAACTTCCCTTGCCGCGGCCGAGATTCGAGATCTTCGTCTACTCGCCGCGGGTAGAGGGCGTGCATCTGCGGTTCGGCCACGTCGCTCGCGGCGGCCTGCGCTGGTCGGACCGCAAGGAAGACTTCCGCACCGAGATCCTCGGGTTAGTCAAAGCGCAGGCGGTGAAGAACGCGGTCATCGTGCCCGTCGGCGCGAAGGGCGGGTTCGTGGTGAAGAACCCGCCGTTGCCGACCGGCGATGCCGCCGTCGACCGCGACGCGCAGCGCAACGAGGGTGTGGCCTGCTATCGGCTCTTCATCTCGGGTCTGCTCGACGTCACCGACAACGTCGACAAGGTCACCGGGGCGGTGGTGACGCCGCAGGATGTCGTCCGGCGCGACGGTGATGACGCTTATCTGGTGGTCGCGGCCGACAAGGGGACCGCGACGTTCTCCGACATCGCCAACGAGGTGGCGCTGTCCTACGGTTTCTGGCTCGGTGACGCATTCGCGTCGGGAGGTTCGGTCGGCTACGACCACAAGGCGATGGGTATCACCGCCAAAGGTGCGTGGGAATCGGTCAGACGGCACTTCCGCGAGATGGGGGTCGACACCCAGACCGAAGACTTCACTGTCGTCGGTGTCGGAGACATGAGCGGCGACGTGTTCGGCAACGGAATGTTGCTGTCCAAGCACATCCGACTGCTTGCCGCATTCGACCACCGGCACATCTTCATCGACCCCGATCCCGACGCGGCACGGTCGTGGGACGAGCGCCAACGGCTCTTCGATCTGCCGCGGTCCAGCTGGGAGGACTACGACACCTCACTGATCAGCGCGGGCGGCGGTGTCTACAGCCGCCAGCAGAAGGCCATCCCGATCAGCCAACAGGCACGAGCAGCCCTGGGTATCGAGGACGGTGTCGAGGAACTCACGCCGCCTGCCCTGATGAAGGCGATCCTGAAGGCGCCGTCGGATCTGTTGTTCAACGGTGGCATCGGTACCTACATCAAGGCCGAAAGCGAGTCCGACGCCGATGTCGGCGATCGCGCCAACGACCCCGTGCGCGTCAACGGTAACCAGGTGCGGGCCAAGGTGATCGGCGAAGGCGGCAACCTCGGCGTGACCTCGCTGGGGCGCGTCGAGTTCGACCTCGCCGGCGGACGAATCAACACCGACGCGTTGGACAACTCAGCGGGCGTCGACTGCTCCGACCACGAGGTGAACATCAAGATCCTGATCGATTCGCTCGTCACTGCGGGCAAGGTCCGTCCCGAGGACCGCACCGAACTGCTGCTGTCGATGACCGACGAAGTCGGCGATCTGGTACTCCAGGACAACAAGGACCAGAACGAACTGATGGGCACCAGCCGGGCGAATGCGGCAAGCCTGCTGTCGGTGCACGCGCGGATGATCAAGGACTTCGTTGCTGATCGTGGTCTCAACCGCGAACTGGAAGCGCTGCCTTCGGAGAAGGAGATCATCCGTCGCTCCGAAGTCGGAATCGGTTTGACCTCACCGGAACTCGCGACGCTGATGGCACACGTCAAACTCGCCCTCAAGGACGACCTGCTCGCGAGCGACCTGCCCGACCAGGAGGTGTTCGCATCCCGACTGCCGGCGTACTTCCCGGTTGAGCTTCGCGAGAAGTTCAGTGGCGACATCCGCACGCACCAGCTGCGCCGGGAGATCGTGACCACGATGCTGGTCAACGATCTCGTCGACTCCAGTGGCATCTCCTACGCATACCGGGTAGCGGAGGACGTCGGTGTCGGACCGGTGGATGCGGTCCGCAGCTACGCGGCGACCGATGCGATATTCCGGATCAGCGAGGTGCTGTGCCAGATCCGCGCTGCCAGCGAAGACGGAGTGTCAGTGGTCATTTCCGATCGGATGACGCTGGACCTGCGTCGGCTGATCGATCGCGCGGGACGCTGGCTGCTCAACTACCGGCCGCAGCCGCTCGCAGTCGGCGCCGAGATCAACCGGTTCGCAGCCAAAGTCGCCGCGCTGACACCGCGCATGTCGGAATGGCTGCGTGGCGACGACAAGGCGATCGTCACCAAGGAAGCCAACGATTTCAGCGCTCACGGAGTCTCAGATGATCTGGCGCACATGGTCGCGACAGGGCTTTACCAGTTCAGCCTGCTCGACGTCATCGATATCGGCGACATCGTCGACCGTGAGCCGGCCGAGGTCGCCGACACTTACTTCGCGTTGATGGATCACTTCAACACCGACGGCCTGCTGACCGCGGTGTCGCGGCTGGAACGTGACGACCGCTGGCATTCGCTGGCGCGCCTGGCGATTCGAGACGACATTTACGGGTCGCTGCGGGCGCTGTGCTTCGACGTTCTTGCCGTGGGCGAGCCCGAAGAAACCGGTGAGGAGAAGATCGCCGAGTGGGAGTTGACGAACAGCTCACGTGTCACCCGGGCGCGACGGACGCTGGCCGAGATCTATGAAGGCGGCGACCTCGATCTGGCTACCCTTTCGGTCGCGGCCAGGCAGATCCGCAGCATGACGCGAACGAGTGGAACGGGGTCCTAG
- a CDS encoding acyl-CoA thioesterase encodes MAPVHVRWSDIDMYQHINHATMVTLLEEARIPFLREPFGPEIQTIGLLIADVHITYKAQLRLIDSPLQVTMWSKRVRSVDFTIGYEVRSVGAAPDSKPAVIAETQLAAVHIKEQRLQRLSAGQREYLHRYLR; translated from the coding sequence CTGGCGCCGGTGCACGTCCGCTGGTCCGACATCGACATGTACCAGCACATCAACCACGCCACGATGGTCACTCTGCTCGAAGAGGCCCGGATCCCTTTTCTGCGTGAGCCGTTCGGCCCCGAGATACAGACCATAGGCCTGCTCATCGCCGATGTGCACATCACCTACAAGGCGCAGTTGCGACTGATCGATTCGCCGCTGCAGGTGACGATGTGGTCGAAGCGGGTGCGGTCTGTCGATTTCACCATCGGATACGAAGTGCGGTCGGTCGGTGCGGCCCCCGATTCGAAACCCGCGGTGATCGCCGAGACGCAGCTGGCCGCCGTGCACATCAAGGAGCAACGGCTGCAACGGCTTTCGGCGGGGCAGCGAGAGTATCTGCACCGTTATCTTCGATGA
- a CDS encoding IS30 family transposase yields the protein MRAGASVTQAALGAGVSEIAGRRWVKQAGYVPRTTVPIAAAEVLTVVDGSARCRPALTFTERCRLEMLLENGYTAAQLVDLLGRHQDTISREIARGQTASGYRARVGQDVADANRKRPKVRKLVRNPALLAEVLQGLQQRCSPEQIAGRLRLDFPDDSEMWVSHETIYQGLYVQLRGELTKDLKSALRTGRIKRKPHGRNQIAERRRFKEGMVSITERPAEADDRAIPGHWEGDLIMGSANASAIGTLVERTTGFVLLLHLPVDHTAETVAAAMTAKIVEIPEILRRSLTWDQGTEMAQHSAITKATGLPIYFCDPHSPWQRATNENTNGLLRQYFPKGTDLSFWGPGFLDQVATELNGRPRKRHGFRTPAEELHRLLSNPSAYAAATA from the coding sequence ATGAGAGCTGGGGCGTCAGTGACGCAGGCTGCGCTCGGCGCCGGCGTGTCGGAGATCGCCGGCCGACGCTGGGTCAAACAGGCTGGTTATGTGCCCAGAACCACAGTTCCCATCGCTGCAGCCGAGGTTCTTACCGTCGTCGATGGGAGTGCTCGCTGTCGTCCTGCGTTGACATTCACCGAGCGATGCCGTCTGGAGATGCTGCTGGAGAACGGCTACACGGCTGCGCAATTGGTGGATCTACTGGGCCGGCATCAAGACACGATCAGTCGGGAGATCGCCCGGGGACAGACCGCGTCGGGGTATCGCGCCAGAGTCGGTCAAGACGTGGCCGATGCCAATCGGAAGCGACCCAAAGTGCGCAAGCTGGTCAGGAATCCGGCACTGCTGGCCGAGGTTCTGCAAGGCTTGCAACAGCGGTGCAGCCCGGAGCAGATCGCGGGTCGTCTGCGACTGGACTTTCCCGACGATTCGGAGATGTGGGTGTCCCACGAAACGATCTACCAGGGTCTCTACGTTCAACTGCGCGGCGAGTTGACCAAAGACCTCAAGTCGGCATTGCGGACCGGTCGGATCAAGCGAAAGCCACACGGACGCAATCAGATAGCTGAGCGGAGACGGTTCAAAGAGGGCATGGTCAGTATCACCGAACGCCCCGCTGAGGCCGATGACCGCGCCATCCCCGGACACTGGGAAGGCGACCTGATCATGGGCAGCGCCAACGCCAGCGCGATCGGCACCCTGGTGGAACGCACGACCGGTTTTGTCCTGCTTCTGCATCTGCCCGTCGATCACACTGCCGAGACCGTCGCTGCCGCGATGACCGCCAAGATCGTGGAGATCCCCGAAATACTGCGTCGCTCGCTGACCTGGGACCAAGGCACCGAAATGGCCCAACACAGCGCGATCACCAAAGCCACCGGTCTGCCGATCTACTTCTGCGATCCGCACAGCCCCTGGCAACGTGCCACCAACGAGAACACCAACGGCTTACTGCGTCAGTACTTCCCGAAAGGGACTGACCTGTCGTTCTGGGGACCCGGGTTCCTCGATCAAGTAGCCACCGAGCTCAACGGACGGCCCCGCAAACGCCACGGGTTCCGCACACCCGCCGAAGAACTCCACCGACTACTCTCAAACCCGTCCGCATACGCTGCAGCCACCGCCTGA